The window GTTCGGTACTGACGAATTTTTAGGAGTAAAACCTAACTCAAATGTTAAATTTATGATTATACTTTCACCATCAGGAGCCTACTTTAAAGGGGGCTTAGAGCCAAATAAAATTTTTGTTGAAGATGAATATGTTAGAGCAGTACGTGGTGGAACTGGATTTGCCAAAGCTGCTGGTAATTATGCAGGTTCATTTTTAGGGCAAAACAAGGCCGCAAAATTAGGTTATGCACAAACATTGTGGCTTGATGGAGTAGAACAAAAATATGTAGAAGAAGTTGGAGCTATGAATATCTTTTTCAAAATAGACGGTAAGTACGTAACACCAGAATTAAACGGTTCTATTCTCCCAGGTATTACAAGAGATTCAATAATCCAATTATTAAAATCTAATGGTGAAAATGTTGAAGAAAGAAAAATTTCTATTGATGAACTATATGATGCTGCTGATAATGGAAAACTAGAAGAAGTATTTGGTTCAGGAACAGCTGCAGTTGTATCTCCAGTAGGGGAATTATTTGATGGCAAGAAAAAAATAGTCGTTAATAATTTTGAAACTGGCAAAGGAACAAAAGCTATTTACAATCAATTAACAGGTATTCAACTAGGAAAAGTAGAAGACAAATTTGGTTGGATTTATAAAGTTGAAAAATAATTTAAGAAAATAAAAAAGTAGGATAAATTCCTACTTTTTTTATTTTAAATATATTATCTAAATTAAAAAATTTATATTTTGTTTATTAATCTAAATATCAAATATTTTAAAATATACATCACTTTTTTTAATATTACCACTAAGTTATAACAAATTAAAAATTTTTATTTTCGATGTTCACACTTCTATATTTTCTTAAAAGTTTTAGTTTTAATTTTAGAAACATAAATAAACACTAAATTTTTTCTATCCTAATAATTTTAAAATATTTGAAATAAAAAATATTTAGTGTGTATTTTTTCTATACACTAAATATTAACTAGCTACTATATTGATTTTTCAAGTTTAGAAAATGCTTCATTAATTTTAGAAATATCTTTAGCTCCTGCTTGTGCCATATCTGCTCTACCGCCGCCTTTACCGTCACAAACATTTGCTAGTATATTTACCAATTTTCCTGCCTGATATTTTGATGTTAAATTCTTATCTACTGCAACAACAAAGTTTACTTTATCATCATTAATTGAGGCAAATGCTATTACATAATTTTCTAGTTTATCTTTTGCATTATCAACTATTTGTTTTAAGTGATTCATATTTTCTGATTCTACAACAGTAGTTAATAATTTAACTCCATTAATTTCTTTAACTGAAGATAATAAACTATTTATTTCTGCATTAGCTATTTTTTGTTGCAAACTATCTTTTTCTTTAGTTAATTTTTTAAAATCATTTTGCAGGCTAGCTACTTTTTCTATAACTGTTGTTTCTTTAGATTTTGTCAATCTGCAAACTTCTTCTAAAGTATTATTTTGTTCCTGCAAGTATTTGTAAACAGCTTTACCCGTAATAGCTTCTATACGACGAACTCCAGCGGCAACTCCTGATTCAGAAATTATTTTAAACATTCCAACTTCTGAAGAATTGTTTGTATGCGTTCCTCCACAAAGTTCTACTGAGTAATCTCCTATTGATACGACACGAACTATTGAACCGTATTTTTCTCCGAATAATGCTTGTGCACCTAAAGCACGAGCTTCTGCTATTGGCATTTCACTTGTTCTTATTGGCAGTGACTCCCAAATTTTTTCATTGACTACTCTTTCTACTTGAGAAATTTCTTGTGGTGTTAAAGCTGTGAAATGTGTTATATCGAAACGTAATTTTTCATCAGTAACTAAGGAACCAGCTTGTTTTATATGTTTACCTACTAATTGTCTTAATACTTCATTTAATAAGTGGGTAGCTGTATGATTTTTCTCAATATCAAATCTATAAGTTACATCTATAGATAAATCATATTCATTATTTAATAATAACTGACCCTCAATAATTTTAAGGAAATGGATATGGCGTTTATCTGGTAATTTTTTAACATCAATAACTTTTGCTTTAAAATTATTACCAACAATACTTCCCCTATCTGCTACTTGCCCACCACTTTCTGCATAAAAAGGTGTTTTATCAAAAATAACTTTTACTACATCTTTATCACTATAATAATTTAATATATTTTCTTCACTATCTATTATAGCTATTACTTTTGACTTAGAAACCTGGTTGCTATATCCAACAAATTCACTCTCACCTTGTATTTTAGAATATAAGTCTGACTGAACTTGCATAGATGAATCATCTTGACGCGAACTGCGAGCACGTTCTTTTTGTTTTTCCATTTCTTCTTCAAATCCTGCTATATCAACAGTAAGTCCGTATTCTTCTGCATATTCTTCAGTCAATTCAATAGGAAACCCAAATGTATCATATAGTTTAAAGACCTTTGCTCCTGGAATAACTTTGCTTGTATTTTGAACTTCTGCTACTATAGATTTTAAAATTGCTTCTCCTTCTTGCAGAGTTTCATGGAATCTTTCTTCTTCTTTTAATATTACATCTTGAACAAAATCAACAGATTTAGAAACTTCTGGATAATAATCAATCATAATTTCTGCAACAATTGGTGTCAGTTTGTACATAAATGCAGAGTTTAAATCTAAATATTTAGAATATCTTATAGCTCTACGAATTAAACGGCGTAAAATGTAACCACGTCCTTCATTAGATGGCATAGCACCATCTGAAATTGCAAATACTGCTGTTCTGATATGGTCAGCAATAACCTTAAAAGCTACATCTTGATTTTCATTACTTCTATAAGTTTTTCCAGAAATTTCTTCTATTTTACGAATAATAGGTATGAATAAATCAGTATCAAAATTTGTTGGCACATCTTGAATAACAGATGTAATACGTTCAAGTCCCATACCCGTATCTATATTTTTTGTAGGCAGCTCTGTATAAGTTCCATCAGGATTATGATTATATTGACTGAATACTACATTCCAAACTTCAAGATAGCGTTCATTCTCTCCACCAGGATACATTTCACAAGCTGGTGCAGTATTGTCTGTGTCCTCTCCCCTGTCGTAAAATATTTCTGTATTAGGTCCTGAAGGACCTTCTCCTATATCCCAAAAATTTCCTTCTATACGGATAATTCTTTCTTTTTCTAGACCTACTAAATCATGCCATATTCTATAAGCATCTTTATCTTCTGGATGAACAGTTACATACATTTTTTCTTTTTCTAAACCTAACCATTTTTCAGAAGTTAAAAATTCCCAAGCCCACAAAACAGCTTCTTCTTTAAAATAATCTCCGATAGAAAAATTACCTAACATTTCAAAAAATGTGTGATGACGAGCTGTTTTTCCTACATTTTCAATATCATTTGTACGAATTGATTTTTGTGAATTTGTAATTCTAGGTTTATCAGGAATTTCTCTACCGTCAAAATATTTTTTTAATGCGGCTACTCCAGAATTAATCCATAGTAAAGATGGGTCGTTATTTGGAACTAGTGATGCTCCGGGCTCAACCATGTGTTCTTTTTCTTCAAAAAAATCCAAAAACATTTTTCTAATTTGTGATGATGATAATTTTTTCATGCTATCTCTCCTTTTTATTAAAATATTTTTTAAAATTTAAAATTTAAAAATAAAAATCCTTGAACAAGAATTATCTTCTCGTTCAAGGACGCATATTTAACGTGGTACCACCTTTTTTCTAGCTTATAAAACCTACTCCAGTGTTGATAACGACTTTTCTGCCGACGAAATATATTCTTAGGTAGCAACTAACAAAAATATTAAGTCATTTTCAGCATCAGACTCTCTCTTATTAAATATTTTACTTTACTAGTATTCCTAAATTTCAAATTTATATGAAGTCATTATAATATATTCATATTAAACTTGTCAACTATTTTTTATTTTGTCTAATTTCATATTCAGCTTTTTTTTGCCAAAGCTCAAGATTATTTTTTAGAGTTTCAAAACCATACTTAAATTGAATAATATTCAAATTCTCATTATTTTTCCCTAAGATTTTTTTTCTATTCTTATTAAAGTTTAGGGAGGCATTTATTCTACCATCTCTAAATGATAAAACTTTTACTTCAATAATTTCTCCAACTTTCAAATAATAATTTATATCTACAATAAAACTATTATCTATTTCTGATATATGAATTAAACCTTGTGTACCGTCTTTTGTTTGAATAAAGGCTCCATAATGTTTGATTGCAGTAACTTTAGCCTTTATTATATCTCCGCTTCTATAAAATACCATTTCACACCTATTTTTACAGCTCTTTAATTCTGGCTACAACTTTTTCTACTGTAAAGCCGTATTCTTCGATTACTTTACTTGCTGGTGCCGAAGCCCCAAAAGTATCAATACCAATTACTAAACCGTCTAACCCTACATATTTATACCACAATGCTGTATTACCCATTTCAATAGCTACTCGACGACGAATAGATTTTGGTAATAATTCATTTTTATATTCTTGACTTTGTTCTTCAAATAATTCTACTGATGGCATACTTACCACACGCAGTTTCCAACCGTCTTTTTCTAACTCTTTTGCTGATTCAATAGCTAAATTAACTTCTGAACCTGTTGCAATAATAATTGTATCAAAATCTGTAGAAGTTTCATGAACTACATAAGCACCTTTTGCTACATTTTCAAAAGATGAATTTTCTAAAACAGGCAAGTTTTGACGAGTTAATACTAATGATGATGGTTTAGTATTTGATTTTTGAGCTAGATACCAAGCCGCTTGAGTTTCAGTTGCATCTGCTGGTCTAAATACATAAGAATTTGGAATTGTTCTTAAAGATGCTAAGTGTTCTATTGGTTCATGTGTTGGACCGTCTTCTCCTACTGCTATACTATCATGTGTAAATACATAAGTTACGGGTAAATTTTGTAAAGCAGAAAGTCTTAGTGCGGCCTTTAAGTAATCAGAGAATACGAAGAATGTCCCCCCAAAAACACGCACTCCCCTATGTAGAGCTAAACCATTTAAAATTGTCGCCATACCAAATTCACGAACACCAAATTGAATATTACGGAATAATCTATTTTCGTCATCTTGCAATCCTTCACCCTTAATAAATGTCATATTAGAATGAGAAAGATCTGCTGAACCTCCAAAAAATGTAGGTAATACATTAGCAATAGAATTTAAAGCATCTTGTGATGAATTTCTAGTTGCTTGTTGTTCTCCAACTTCTTTAAAATTAAAACTTGCTTTAGATAATTCCTCTATATCATTTCTTGATAGTGCTGCCTCTAATTCTTGAGCTAGTTCTGGATATTTAATTTTATATTCTTCATAAAGTTTAACCCAAGATGAGTATGCAACTAATCCACGATTTATTAAAGAATTTTGGAAATCTTCATAAACTGATGACGGAATTTCAAATGGTGCATGTTGCCAACCAATTTCTTTTTTAAATAAATTAGCTTCTTCTTCTCCAATAGGAGAACCATGTACAGAGTTTGTTCCTTGTTTATTAGGTGAACCAGCACCTATAATTGTTTTTACTTCTATTAGAGTTGGTTTGTTAGAAATTTTTGCTTGAGATATTGCTGAAGTAACTGCTGCAACATCTGAACCATCCTCTACTAATAATGTATTCCAGCCATAAGATTCGTAACGTTTACAAACATTTTCGCTAAAAGCGTCTTTAGTTTCTCCGTCTAAACAAATATCGTTCGAGTCATAAAGAACTATTAATTTTTCTAATTTTTGTAATCCTGCAAAAGAGGCTGTTTCAGAAGCAACACCCTCCATAATATCTCCATCACCACAAATTACATAAGTATAGTGATTAAATAATTCATATCCCTCTTTATTATATTTAGCCGCTAAAAATCTTTCTGCCAAAGCCATTCCTACTGCCGTAGATATTCCTTGTCCTAAAGGTCCTGTTGTTGCATCTACTCCTCTTGTGTGTCCGAACTCTGGATGCCCCGGTGTTTTAGAATTCCATTTACGAAAATTTTTAATTTCTTCTATTGATACATCTTCATAACCTGCTAAGTGAAGTAGTGCATACTGTAACATTGAACCATGTCCAGCAGATAATATAAATCTATCCCTATTTATCCAAGATGGATTTTTTGGATTTACCTTGATATGATTATTAAATAGTGCATAAGATAATGGAGCAGCTCCCATTACAATTCCTGGATGACCAGATTTAGCCTTATTAATAGCATCAATACCAAGAACTTTAATCGCATTTACTGATTGTTGTGACATTTACGTCCCTCCTAAAAATAATATTTATATAGTGATTTAATATTTACAATTCTATTCTTCCAGATATTGCCCTAGCTAAAGTTAGCTCATCAGCATAAACAATATCACTTCCAAAAGAAATTCCCTGCGCTATTCTTGTCACTTTTATATCTGTTGTTTTTAATATTTTAACTATAAAACTAGCCGTCCCTTCCCCCTCAGGAGATGAATTAGTTGCTAGTATAACCTCTTTAATATTTTCGTTTTTAACTCTGTGTAATAGTGATTTTAAATTTATATCAGCTGGTCCTATACCATCCATAGGAGAAATTACTCCATTTAAAATATGATATAGTCCTCTATACTGCTCCATATTTTCCATAGCCATCAAATCTTGGTCGCTTTCGACAACACATATTATACTATTATCTCTGGATTTATCAGAACAGATATCACATACTTTGTTTTCGTTTAATCTTCCACATTCTGTACACTTGCAAAGATTATGTTTTAAATTTATTAGAGCTAATGCAAATTCTTCTATATCTTTGTCTTTCATTTTTAGTGTATGAAATGCTAATCTTATTGAAGTTTTTCTCCCTATACCAGGAAGTTTCATGTAATTATTTAACAAATCTAATATTGGTTTTGGATATTTCATACTTAAAGTCCTGGAATATTTAAACCGTTAGTAAATTTCCCTAAAGTTTCTTCTTTTAATCTATTTGATTTTTCTAAGGCGTCATTAACTGCAGTTATAACCATATCTTGTAACATATCTACATCTCCTGGATCTACAATTTCTTCTTTTATTATTATATCTAAAATTTTACCATCTCCATTAGCTATAACTTTTACCATATCTCCTGATACAGTTCCTTCAACCATTTTATCTTTAAGCCCCTCTTGAGCATCCATCATATCTTTTTGCATTTTTTGCATTTTACGCATCATCTGTTGCATATTTCCCATACCACGCATTTGTTTATCCCTCCTAAATTTTACCATAATGTAATTTTAGTTAAATTTCTTTATATTGTCAATGATTTTCATTTTTTCTTTTCACAAAGAAAACATTTATTTAATAGTATTATTTCTGAAATAACAGCTACTTTTCAACTATAATATCTGAAAATAAATTTTCTATTTTTAATGTATTTTCTTTTTTTTCTTCGACTAGACTTTCTTCTTCTAAATTTTCTTCTTTACTCATATTCATATTTTCTAATAAATATTCGTATTGTTCTTTTTGTAATATGTATATACTATATTCAACATCCAATAACTTAGAAAAAGAATTTTCTAAATAGTCATTATATTTAGCATCCGAACTAACTTTAAAAATATCAAGTGAATTATTAAGAACAATTAAACCCCCATTTTTAGATGAAGATAAGAAGTCAGAATTTTTTAAAAAATTACTTATATCACCATTAATAGTCGAACTTTCCTTAAGAATTTTTGAAAAAATATTTCTTGCATATATGGTGAATTTGTCGTTAGAATTTAAAATTAAATTTTCTATTTTTTTCCTATTAGGAATAAAGTAAGAGTCTAGTTTTTCAATTCCTTCGTCTTCAACATCGTTTTTTTCTACAACATCATCTATATTTTTTGAATTTGTATTTATACTAGCAAGATTTATATTATTAAGTTTTTCTTCTAAGTCTTGTATTCTTTTTTCTAATAGCTCTATTTTAGAATTATCTAACTTCTTATTTTCCATTTTTTCAGCAGGTGTTTGACACATTTTTATTATACATATCTGCATATAACTAATATATTCTGTTGAAAATCTTATATTATTTTCTGCACTCGCTAATTCTTCTATGTTTTTGTAAATTCTTTCAGTTGAAATATTTTTTAATACTTCAGCAAGTTCTTCAACCCTATATTCACAAAAATCTTTATTATTAATATTCTTATAAATTATTATATCTCTTGATACATTTATTAAGTCGCTAAGTAATAATTTTGTATCCTTGCCTAATTCTAGAAATTTAGAATATTCTAAAAGTGCTTGTGAGCTATTATTTTCCAATATTAATCTATAAAAATTAAGTATTTCTTCTTCCCCTACTGATGAGGTTAGGGCTAAGATATCAGATAGTGAAATTTTTTCTAAATTATAATTAGATGCTTGCTCCAATATTCCTATTGCATCACGAAGTCCGCCCTTGGCTACCTGTGCTATTTTTATTAAGGCATCTTTTTCTGCTCTTATATTTTCTTTTTCAGCTATATAATTTAATCTTTCTACAAGTTCAGCCTGACTTATATTTTTAAATTCAAATTTTTGACACCTTGACAAGATAGTTGCAGGTATTTTATGTATTTCCGTAGTTGCTAAAATAAAAATTATGTGGGCAGGTGGTTCTTCTAAAGTTTTTAATAGGGCGTTAAAAGCTGAGGTAGTTAGCATATGAACTTCATCAATTATATATACTTTGTATTTGCTTTGAGTTGGTGAAAACTTAATAGCTTCTTTTAAATCACGAATTTCATCAACCCCGTTATTACTTGCAGCGTCAATTTCTATAATATCAACACTATCGCTTAAATATTCTGCATTATTATTCACTTCATTTGCAAATATTTTTGCCAAAGAAGTTTTACCCGTTCCTCTCGAACCATAAAAAATATAAGCGTGGGCAATTTTTTTTTGAACTATGGCACTTTGCAGTACCGAAACAACATGTTTTTGACCTACTACATCAGAAAAAGTTTGTGGTCTATATTTTCTATATAATGATTTAAACATACATACCTCCAATTCTATATAATTATATCATAAGTAGCTAAATTTAAAAACACAATTATAACCAAGATATTTTTGTATAAGTAGTAGCCATAATATTTGTTTGACTATATCATTTTAAAGTTATATAATTATTTTAAATTTTTTATGTCATATTTTAAGGAGAAATTGTATGAAAGCAGTTATTGTCGGTGGCGGAAAAGTTGGTAATCTACTTTGTGAAGAATTATCAGCTAGCTACAGCGAATTAACATTAATAGAAACAAATGAAAAATTAGTTCAAAAAATAATTGAACTTTATGATATTCAGGGCATAGCCGGCAACGGTGCTAACTATAATATATTAGAAGAAGCAGAAGCAGGTAAAGCCGATATGTTTATAGCTGTTACAGCAAGTGATGAAATAAATATTATTTCTTGCATTACAGCGAAACAAATGGGAGCTAAATATACCATTGCTAGAATTAGAAATCCTGAATATACAAAAACAAAAGAATTTTTAAAAAATTCTTTGGGAATAGACTTAATGTTAAACCCTGAATACGAAGCTGCAAAACAAATTAACTATATGCTAAAATATCCTTCTGCAAATAAAATAGAAATTTTTTATAAAGACAAGGTTAAGATGATTGAAGTTACTATTGAAGAGGGAAGTGTTCTAAATAATATCTCACTTATAGACAGTAAAAAAATTATTGATTTTCCTGCTTTAGTATGTCTTGTAGAAAGAAAAGAAGAAGTTATAGTTCCTAAGGGAGATTATATTTTTAAAGTTGGTGATAGAGTTCACATCACAGCTGATGAAAAACACTTAAAACAATTTTATAAATTACTAGGAAAAAAAGATAATATTAACAATAAAATTTCATCATCTCTAATTATTGGTTCTGGTAAATTAACTCATTATCTTATTGATTTACTAAGAGAAGGAAATATTTATATTAAAAATGTAGAAATTAATATGGAAAAAGCAAATAAAATCAGTGCTTGTTATCCAGATATAGATGTTATATTAGCAGATGGTAGCGATAGAGATGTCTTAATAGAAG of the Gemella sp. zg-570 genome contains:
- the alaS gene encoding alanine--tRNA ligase; this encodes MKKLSSSQIRKMFLDFFEEKEHMVEPGASLVPNNDPSLLWINSGVAALKKYFDGREIPDKPRITNSQKSIRTNDIENVGKTARHHTFFEMLGNFSIGDYFKEEAVLWAWEFLTSEKWLGLEKEKMYVTVHPEDKDAYRIWHDLVGLEKERIIRIEGNFWDIGEGPSGPNTEIFYDRGEDTDNTAPACEMYPGGENERYLEVWNVVFSQYNHNPDGTYTELPTKNIDTGMGLERITSVIQDVPTNFDTDLFIPIIRKIEEISGKTYRSNENQDVAFKVIADHIRTAVFAISDGAMPSNEGRGYILRRLIRRAIRYSKYLDLNSAFMYKLTPIVAEIMIDYYPEVSKSVDFVQDVILKEEERFHETLQEGEAILKSIVAEVQNTSKVIPGAKVFKLYDTFGFPIELTEEYAEEYGLTVDIAGFEEEMEKQKERARSSRQDDSSMQVQSDLYSKIQGESEFVGYSNQVSKSKVIAIIDSEENILNYYSDKDVVKVIFDKTPFYAESGGQVADRGSIVGNNFKAKVIDVKKLPDKRHIHFLKIIEGQLLLNNEYDLSIDVTYRFDIEKNHTATHLLNEVLRQLVGKHIKQAGSLVTDEKLRFDITHFTALTPQEISQVERVVNEKIWESLPIRTSEMPIAEARALGAQALFGEKYGSIVRVVSIGDYSVELCGGTHTNNSSEVGMFKIISESGVAAGVRRIEAITGKAVYKYLQEQNNTLEEVCRLTKSKETTVIEKVASLQNDFKKLTKEKDSLQQKIANAEINSLLSSVKEINGVKLLTTVVESENMNHLKQIVDNAKDKLENYVIAFASINDDKVNFVVAVDKNLTSKYQAGKLVNILANVCDGKGGGRADMAQAGAKDISKINEAFSKLEKSI
- the trkA gene encoding Trk system potassium transporter TrkA; amino-acid sequence: MKAVIVGGGKVGNLLCEELSASYSELTLIETNEKLVQKIIELYDIQGIAGNGANYNILEEAEAGKADMFIAVTASDEINIISCITAKQMGAKYTIARIRNPEYTKTKEFLKNSLGIDLMLNPEYEAAKQINYMLKYPSANKIEIFYKDKVKMIEVTIEEGSVLNNISLIDSKKIIDFPALVCLVERKEEVIVPKGDYIFKVGDRVHITADEKHLKQFYKLLGKKDNINNKISSSLIIGSGKLTHYLIDLLREGNIYIKNVEINMEKANKISACYPDIDVILADGSDRDVLIEEGIETFDSCIALTGLDEENIIISLYAKKLGVSKAIAKINRNSLTQIAEDIGLYSYITPKRIVGDIIAKHSKSLQCSKDSLIENIYKIANNQVELIEFKVSENSKITNIALKDLNLNSNILIAFIIRNNKLIFPNGYDIIAPNDNIVIVNYKQNIKELDDILIKGDK
- a CDS encoding YbaB/EbfC family nucleoid-associated protein; translation: MRGMGNMQQMMRKMQKMQKDMMDAQEGLKDKMVEGTVSGDMVKVIANGDGKILDIIIKEEIVDPGDVDMLQDMVITAVNDALEKSNRLKEETLGKFTNGLNIPGL
- a CDS encoding S1 RNA-binding domain-containing protein; the encoded protein is MVFYRSGDIIKAKVTAIKHYGAFIQTKDGTQGLIHISEIDNSFIVDINYYLKVGEIIEVKVLSFRDGRINASLNFNKNRKKILGKNNENLNIIQFKYGFETLKNNLELWQKKAEYEIRQNKK
- the tkt gene encoding transketolase; this encodes MSQQSVNAIKVLGIDAINKAKSGHPGIVMGAAPLSYALFNNHIKVNPKNPSWINRDRFILSAGHGSMLQYALLHLAGYEDVSIEEIKNFRKWNSKTPGHPEFGHTRGVDATTGPLGQGISTAVGMALAERFLAAKYNKEGYELFNHYTYVICGDGDIMEGVASETASFAGLQKLEKLIVLYDSNDICLDGETKDAFSENVCKRYESYGWNTLLVEDGSDVAAVTSAISQAKISNKPTLIEVKTIIGAGSPNKQGTNSVHGSPIGEEEANLFKKEIGWQHAPFEIPSSVYEDFQNSLINRGLVAYSSWVKLYEEYKIKYPELAQELEAALSRNDIEELSKASFNFKEVGEQQATRNSSQDALNSIANVLPTFFGGSADLSHSNMTFIKGEGLQDDENRLFRNIQFGVREFGMATILNGLALHRGVRVFGGTFFVFSDYLKAALRLSALQNLPVTYVFTHDSIAVGEDGPTHEPIEHLASLRTIPNSYVFRPADATETQAAWYLAQKSNTKPSSLVLTRQNLPVLENSSFENVAKGAYVVHETSTDFDTIIIATGSEVNLAIESAKELEKDGWKLRVVSMPSVELFEEQSQEYKNELLPKSIRRRVAIEMGNTALWYKYVGLDGLVIGIDTFGASAPASKVIEEYGFTVEKVVARIKEL
- the recR gene encoding recombination mediator RecR; protein product: MKYPKPILDLLNNYMKLPGIGRKTSIRLAFHTLKMKDKDIEEFALALINLKHNLCKCTECGRLNENKVCDICSDKSRDNSIICVVESDQDLMAMENMEQYRGLYHILNGVISPMDGIGPADINLKSLLHRVKNENIKEVILATNSSPEGEGTASFIVKILKTTDIKVTRIAQGISFGSDIVYADELTLARAISGRIEL
- the dnaX gene encoding DNA polymerase III subunit gamma/tau, producing the protein MFKSLYRKYRPQTFSDVVGQKHVVSVLQSAIVQKKIAHAYIFYGSRGTGKTSLAKIFANEVNNNAEYLSDSVDIIEIDAASNNGVDEIRDLKEAIKFSPTQSKYKVYIIDEVHMLTTSAFNALLKTLEEPPAHIIFILATTEIHKIPATILSRCQKFEFKNISQAELVERLNYIAEKENIRAEKDALIKIAQVAKGGLRDAIGILEQASNYNLEKISLSDILALTSSVGEEEILNFYRLILENNSSQALLEYSKFLELGKDTKLLLSDLINVSRDIIIYKNINNKDFCEYRVEELAEVLKNISTERIYKNIEELASAENNIRFSTEYISYMQICIIKMCQTPAEKMENKKLDNSKIELLEKRIQDLEEKLNNINLASINTNSKNIDDVVEKNDVEDEGIEKLDSYFIPNRKKIENLILNSNDKFTIYARNIFSKILKESSTINGDISNFLKNSDFLSSSKNGGLIVLNNSLDIFKVSSDAKYNDYLENSFSKLLDVEYSIYILQKEQYEYLLENMNMSKEENLEEESLVEEKKENTLKIENLFSDIIVEK
- a CDS encoding branched-chain amino acid aminotransferase: MSKLEVKDIKIELTKNPKEKPDQNSLGFGKLFTDHMFEMDWNENEGWHNPRIVEFANLSLSPANATLHYGQAVFEGMKAYIANGDAVLFRPWENFKRINKSAERMVLPTVDEEFALAALTELLKIDKDWIPTAEGTSLYVRPFMFGTDEFLGVKPNSNVKFMIILSPSGAYFKGGLEPNKIFVEDEYVRAVRGGTGFAKAAGNYAGSFLGQNKAAKLGYAQTLWLDGVEQKYVEEVGAMNIFFKIDGKYVTPELNGSILPGITRDSIIQLLKSNGENVEERKISIDELYDAADNGKLEEVFGSGTAAVVSPVGELFDGKKKIVVNNFETGKGTKAIYNQLTGIQLGKVEDKFGWIYKVEK